One part of the Streptomyces ferrugineus genome encodes these proteins:
- a CDS encoding FecCD family ABC transporter permease, producing MTVLEKATPSGAVAETPPRGRHTTAWLLTAGLSVALVVLVPVAAGIGAYPIPVGDVLASIQHKVGLGGGESDRVAESVLWNVRFPRIVLALLIGASLGCAGALMQGVFGNPLAEPGVIGVSSGAAVGAVGAIALNAGFLGTWTVSAFAFVSGLATVLLVYVMARSGGRTEVVTLILTGIAVNAFGGAVIGLFLFFADAAAIQQITFWQLGSLSQATWPKALAVLPCAALGLAVAPLYARRLDLLALGEGPARHLGVDVERLRIVLVLVIALLTAAAVSVSGIIGFVGLVVPHLLRMAAGPGHRFLVPGSALLGAVVLLAADLVARTVAAPAELPLGVLTALLGSPFFFWLLRRTRRRQGGWA from the coding sequence ATGACCGTACTGGAGAAGGCCACCCCGTCCGGGGCGGTGGCCGAGACGCCGCCGCGCGGACGGCACACCACCGCGTGGCTGCTGACCGCCGGCCTGAGCGTGGCCCTGGTCGTCCTCGTGCCGGTCGCCGCCGGGATCGGCGCCTACCCGATCCCCGTCGGGGACGTCCTCGCCTCCATCCAGCACAAAGTCGGGCTCGGCGGCGGCGAGTCGGACCGCGTCGCCGAGTCGGTGCTGTGGAACGTGCGCTTCCCGCGGATCGTGCTCGCGCTGCTCATCGGGGCGTCGCTGGGGTGTGCCGGGGCGCTGATGCAGGGGGTGTTCGGCAACCCGCTCGCCGAGCCCGGCGTCATCGGCGTCTCCTCCGGCGCGGCGGTCGGCGCGGTCGGCGCGATCGCGCTCAACGCCGGCTTCCTCGGCACCTGGACGGTGTCGGCCTTCGCCTTCGTCTCCGGGCTCGCCACCGTGCTGCTCGTATACGTCATGGCGCGCTCGGGCGGCCGTACGGAAGTGGTGACGCTGATCCTCACCGGTATCGCCGTGAACGCCTTCGGCGGGGCGGTGATCGGGCTGTTCCTGTTCTTCGCGGACGCCGCGGCCATCCAGCAGATCACCTTCTGGCAGCTCGGCTCGCTCTCCCAGGCGACCTGGCCGAAGGCGCTGGCCGTACTGCCGTGCGCCGCGCTCGGGCTGGCCGTCGCGCCGCTGTACGCCCGCCGGCTGGACCTGCTGGCCCTCGGCGAGGGACCCGCGCGGCATCTGGGCGTGGACGTGGAGCGGCTGCGGATCGTTCTCGTCCTGGTCATCGCGCTGCTGACGGCCGCGGCGGTGAGCGTCTCCGGGATCATCGGCTTCGTCGGCCTGGTCGTGCCGCATCTGCTGCGGATGGCGGCGGGGCCGGGGCATCGGTTTCTGGTGCCGGGCAGCGCGTTGCTGGGGGCGGTGGTTCTGCTCGCGGCGGATCTTGTGGCGCGGACGGTGGCCGCGCCCGCGGAGTTGCCGCTGGGGGTGTTGACCGCGCTGCTCGGCAGTCCGTTCTTCTTCTGGCTGCTGCGTCGGACTCGGCGGCGGCAAGGGGGATGGGCCTGA
- a CDS encoding PhzF family phenazine biosynthesis protein, with amino-acid sequence MTDYDVLRVFCGPTGGYGNELGVVREGSVLPDPAERQAFAAKLGFSETVFVDDPERGIIDIYTPSVRLPFAGYPCVGTAWLLDVPELVTPAGVVGARVDGEFCWIEARPDWPLPRTLRQYGSAGEVDALAVPPPGEWIYAWAWEDEAAGRVRARGFPGRGDGVAEDEATGAAAIQLTHRLGRALNITQGAGSQLLTAPQPGDWVELGGRVVLER; translated from the coding sequence GTGACTGACTACGACGTCCTCCGCGTCTTCTGCGGGCCGACCGGTGGATACGGCAACGAACTCGGCGTCGTCCGCGAGGGGTCCGTGCTGCCGGACCCCGCGGAGCGGCAGGCGTTCGCGGCGAAGCTCGGCTTCAGCGAGACCGTGTTCGTGGACGACCCCGAGCGCGGGATCATCGACATCTACACGCCCTCCGTACGGCTGCCCTTCGCCGGGTATCCCTGCGTCGGTACGGCCTGGCTGCTCGACGTCCCCGAACTGGTCACGCCCGCCGGGGTGGTGGGGGCCAGGGTCGACGGCGAGTTCTGCTGGATCGAGGCCCGCCCGGACTGGCCGCTGCCGCGCACCCTGCGGCAGTACGGCAGCGCGGGGGAGGTCGACGCTCTCGCCGTACCGCCGCCCGGGGAGTGGATCTATGCCTGGGCCTGGGAGGACGAGGCCGCCGGACGGGTCCGCGCGCGAGGGTTTCCCGGCCGTGGCGACGGCGTGGCGGAGGACGAGGCGACGGGCGCGGCGGCCATCCAGCTCACCCACCGGCTGGGCCGGGCGCTCAACATCACGCAGGGCGCGGGCTCACAGCTGCTGACGGCGCCCCAGCCCGGCGACTGGGTCGAGCTGGGCGGCCGGGTGGTCCTGGAGCGCTGA
- a CDS encoding biliverdin-producing heme oxygenase: protein MDSFSTVIRTASHEEHTEAETSTFMSDMLGGRLGVDAYARYTEQLWFVYEALEAGAERLASDPVAGPFIRPELFRLAALERDLAHLRGPRWRAGLSALPATRAYADRVRECAADWPAGYVAHHYTRYLGDLSGGQIIRAKAEKTWGFARKGDGVRFYVFEDIPNPAAFKRGYRELLDAVRADDLEKQRVVAECKRAFALNTAVFRALGEEFPLSA from the coding sequence ATGGACTCCTTCTCGACAGTCATCCGCACCGCCTCCCACGAAGAGCACACCGAGGCGGAGACCTCGACGTTCATGAGCGACATGCTCGGCGGCAGGCTGGGCGTGGACGCCTACGCGCGGTACACCGAGCAGTTGTGGTTCGTGTACGAGGCCCTGGAGGCCGGCGCCGAGCGGCTGGCGTCGGACCCGGTGGCCGGCCCGTTCATCCGGCCGGAGCTGTTCCGGCTGGCGGCCCTGGAGCGGGACCTGGCGCATCTGCGGGGTCCTCGGTGGCGCGCGGGACTGTCGGCGCTCCCGGCCACCCGGGCATACGCGGACCGGGTGCGGGAGTGCGCCGCCGACTGGCCGGCCGGTTATGTCGCCCACCACTACACCCGCTACCTCGGCGATCTCTCCGGCGGGCAGATCATCCGCGCCAAGGCGGAGAAGACGTGGGGCTTCGCCCGCAAGGGCGACGGGGTCCGGTTCTACGTCTTCGAGGACATCCCCAACCCGGCGGCGTTCAAGCGGGGTTACCGCGAACTGCTGGACGCGGTGCGCGCGGACGACCTGGAGAAGCAGCGCGTCGTCGCGGAGTGCAAGCGGGCGTTCGCGCTGAACACGGCGGTGTTCCGGGCACTGGGCGAGGAGTTCCCGCTGTCGGCGTGA